From one Streptomyces sp. Q6 genomic stretch:
- a CDS encoding cytochrome P450, with protein sequence MGEIVDLGEYAGGSAEFFADPYPVYERLRRLGPVHHVRTPGPGPTEELWLIVGHEAARAAFTDPRLVKTPPWGLDGSDVGRHLLFTDPPEHGRLRSLVTREFTPRRVAALAPRIQKITDELLDDMVPRGSADLVAALAFPLPFVVICELLGVPDIDRGRFRRMSIQIVAPTSGEEEAAAFFEITAFLDELIEDKRCTAPADDLLSALIRTTAEDGDRLSSHELRGMAFLLLVAGHETSVNLIGNGVRALLDHPGQLADLRADMSLLDGAVEEMLRYDGPVETATHRFAAEPVDIDGTVIPAGAPVLVGIGTAGRDPERFEVPDRFDIRRDARGHLAFGHGIHYCLGAPLARMEGRIAIRSLLERCPDLALDGEPDSWLPGMLMRGVRTLPVRW encoded by the coding sequence ATGGGCGAGATCGTCGACCTGGGGGAGTACGCGGGCGGATCGGCCGAGTTCTTCGCCGACCCCTATCCGGTGTACGAGCGGCTGCGCCGCCTGGGCCCCGTCCACCACGTGCGCACCCCGGGCCCCGGACCGACCGAGGAGCTGTGGCTGATCGTCGGGCACGAGGCGGCGCGCGCCGCGTTCACCGACCCCCGGCTGGTCAAGACCCCGCCGTGGGGCCTCGACGGCAGCGACGTGGGGCGGCACCTGCTCTTCACGGACCCGCCGGAGCACGGCCGGCTGCGCTCCCTGGTCACCCGGGAGTTCACCCCGCGCAGGGTCGCGGCGCTCGCCCCGCGCATCCAGAAGATCACCGACGAGCTGCTCGACGACATGGTGCCGCGCGGCAGCGCCGACCTCGTCGCGGCGCTCGCCTTCCCGCTCCCGTTCGTCGTCATCTGCGAACTGCTCGGCGTCCCGGACATCGACCGCGGCCGGTTCCGCCGCATGTCGATCCAGATCGTGGCGCCGACCAGCGGTGAGGAGGAGGCCGCGGCGTTCTTCGAGATCACCGCGTTCCTCGACGAGCTGATCGAGGACAAGCGCTGCACGGCCCCCGCCGACGACCTGCTGAGCGCGCTGATCCGGACCACTGCGGAGGACGGCGACCGACTCTCCTCGCACGAACTGCGCGGCATGGCCTTCCTCCTGCTGGTCGCCGGCCACGAGACCTCCGTCAACCTGATCGGCAACGGCGTGCGCGCGCTCCTCGACCACCCCGGCCAACTGGCCGACCTGCGCGCCGACATGAGCCTCCTCGACGGGGCCGTGGAGGAGATGCTGCGCTACGACGGCCCGGTCGAGACGGCCACGCACCGCTTCGCCGCCGAGCCCGTCGACATCGACGGCACGGTGATCCCGGCGGGCGCCCCCGTCCTCGTCGGGATCGGCACGGCGGGCCGCGATCCGGAGCGGTTCGAGGTGCCCGACCGCTTCGACATCCGCCGCGACGCCCGCGGTCACCTGGCGTTCGGCCACGGCATCCACTACTGCCTGGGCGCCCCGCTCGCCCGCATGGAAGGCCGGATCGCGATCCGCTCCCTCCTGGAGCGGTGCCCCGACCTCGCCCTGGACGGGGAGCCGGACAGCTGGCTGCCCGGAATGCTGATGCGTGGGGTTCGTACACTGCCGGTGCGCTGGTAG
- a CDS encoding PaaI family thioesterase: protein MSTEPAVLDLELARKALESQPFSQLLQARLTEFGDGAATLELDIRPELHQQNGFVHGGVLAYAADNALTFAAGAALGPSVLTSGFSIQYVRPAQGVTLVARAEVVTAGRRQAVIRADLVVVDEEGAEKLCAVAQGTVLTV, encoded by the coding sequence ATGTCCACCGAACCCGCCGTCCTCGACCTCGAACTCGCCCGCAAGGCCCTGGAGTCGCAGCCGTTCAGCCAACTGCTCCAGGCCCGCCTCACCGAGTTCGGCGACGGCGCGGCCACGCTCGAACTGGACATCAGGCCCGAACTCCACCAGCAGAACGGCTTCGTGCACGGCGGCGTCCTCGCCTACGCCGCGGACAACGCCCTGACGTTCGCCGCGGGCGCCGCCCTCGGCCCGTCCGTGCTGACCTCCGGTTTCTCCATCCAGTACGTCCGCCCCGCGCAGGGCGTGACCCTGGTGGCCCGCGCCGAGGTGGTCACCGCGGGCCGCCGCCAGGCCGTGATCAGGGCCGACCTGGTGGTGGTGGACGAGGAGGGCGCGGAGAAGCTGTGCGCGGTCGCGCAGGGCACGGTCCTCACCGTGTAG
- a CDS encoding Gfo/Idh/MocA family protein produces MRIGLIGTGRIGTFHAGVLERYREVGSLVVTDAEPARAVALADRIGATAAPSVDEIFTWGVDALVITAATAAHAELIGRAARAGLPVFCEKPIALDLPGTLAALREVESAGTILQLGFQRRFDAGYTAAREAVREGRLGRLHTVRAMTSDPAPPPAAYLPLSGGLYRDCLVHDFDILRWVTGREVVEVYATGSDAGPAMFREAGDVDTAAVVLTLDDGTLATATATRCNGAGYDVRMELSGERDTVVVGLDDRTPVASTEPQGPPAADKPWPGFLERFAPAYEAELKAFVDVVRGARENPCDGWEALRALRVAEACEMSRAGRRVVRMEEVDGG; encoded by the coding sequence ATGCGCATCGGACTCATCGGAACGGGCCGCATCGGCACCTTTCACGCGGGCGTCCTGGAGCGGTACCGGGAGGTGGGCTCGCTCGTCGTCACCGACGCCGAGCCCGCGCGGGCCGTCGCCCTCGCCGACCGGATCGGGGCGACGGCGGCGCCCAGCGTCGACGAGATCTTCACCTGGGGCGTGGACGCGCTGGTGATCACGGCCGCCACCGCCGCGCACGCCGAGCTGATCGGGCGGGCGGCGCGGGCCGGGCTGCCCGTGTTCTGCGAGAAACCGATCGCGCTCGATCTGCCGGGGACCCTGGCCGCGCTCCGGGAGGTCGAGTCGGCGGGCACGATCCTCCAGCTCGGGTTCCAGCGGCGCTTCGACGCCGGGTACACGGCCGCGCGCGAGGCCGTACGGGAGGGCAGGCTCGGGCGCCTGCACACCGTGCGGGCGATGACGTCCGACCCGGCACCGCCGCCGGCCGCGTATCTGCCGCTGTCCGGCGGCCTCTACCGGGACTGCCTGGTGCACGATTTCGACATCCTGCGGTGGGTGACCGGGCGCGAGGTCGTCGAGGTGTACGCGACCGGGTCCGACGCGGGGCCCGCGATGTTCCGGGAGGCCGGGGACGTGGACACGGCGGCGGTCGTGCTGACCCTCGACGACGGGACGCTGGCCACGGCCACGGCGACGCGGTGCAACGGCGCGGGGTACGACGTGCGCATGGAACTCTCCGGCGAGCGCGACACGGTGGTCGTGGGCCTCGACGACCGTACGCCGGTCGCGTCGACGGAACCGCAGGGCCCGCCCGCCGCGGACAAGCCGTGGCCGGGCTTCCTGGAGCGCTTCGCGCCGGCCTACGAGGCCGAGCTGAAGGCGTTCGTGGACGTGGTCCGCGGGGCCAGGGAGAACCCGTGCGACGGGTGGGAGGCGCTGCGGGCGCTGCGGGTCGCGGAGGCGTGCGAGATGTCGCGGGCCGGGCGGCGCGTGGTGCGGATGGAGGAGGTCGACGGGGGCTGA
- a CDS encoding GntR family transcriptional regulator: MAKPVADPTVRLELGVDRSSPVPLYFQLARQLEAAIERGALTPGSLLGNEIELAARLGLSRPTVRQAIQSLVDKGLLVRRRGVGTQVVRSQVRRPLELSSLYDDLEAAGQRPATRVLANTLVPASAEAAAALGIAEGQEVHRVERLRLAHGEPVAYLCNHLPVGLIALEDERLEATGLYRLMRSAGITLHSAHQSIDARAATAAEAERLGEPGATALLTMRRTTFDDRGRAVEFGSHAYRASRYSFEFHLLVRS, encoded by the coding sequence GTGGCCAAACCCGTAGCCGACCCGACCGTCCGGCTGGAACTCGGAGTCGACCGCAGCAGCCCCGTCCCGCTCTACTTCCAGCTCGCGCGGCAGCTGGAGGCGGCGATCGAGCGCGGCGCCCTGACGCCCGGCAGCCTGCTCGGCAACGAGATCGAGCTGGCGGCCCGCCTCGGTCTGTCCCGGCCCACCGTCCGCCAGGCCATCCAATCCCTCGTCGACAAGGGCCTGCTCGTCCGGCGCCGGGGCGTCGGCACCCAGGTCGTGCGCAGCCAGGTCAGGCGCCCGCTCGAACTGAGCAGTCTCTACGACGACCTGGAAGCGGCGGGTCAGCGCCCTGCGACCCGCGTCCTCGCCAACACCCTGGTGCCCGCCTCGGCGGAGGCCGCCGCCGCGCTCGGTATCGCCGAGGGGCAGGAGGTGCACCGTGTCGAGCGGCTGCGCCTGGCCCACGGCGAACCGGTCGCGTACCTGTGCAACCACCTGCCGGTCGGCCTGATCGCCCTGGAGGACGAGCGCCTGGAGGCCACCGGCCTGTACCGCCTGATGCGCTCCGCCGGCATCACCCTGCACAGCGCCCACCAGTCCATCGACGCTCGTGCCGCCACCGCCGCGGAGGCCGAGCGGCTCGGCGAACCCGGGGCGACGGCGCTGTTGACCATGCGGCGCACGACGTTCGACGACAGGGGCCGCGCGGTCGAGTTCGGCTCCCACGCCTACCGCGCGTCCCGCTACTCCTTCGAGTTCCACCTTCTCGTACGGTCCTAG